One region of Purpureocillium takamizusanense chromosome 4, complete sequence genomic DNA includes:
- the APL5 gene encoding AP-3 complex subunit delta (COG:U~EggNog:ENOG503NWX4~BUSCO:EOG09260T4S), whose amino-acid sequence MFEKSLYDLIRGLRNHKGNEKDYIQKSLKECRIEVRSQDMDVKATALLKLIYLEMVGYDMSWASFHVLEVMSSAKYHQKRVGYLGAIQSFRPDTEVLMLATNLLKKDLGSSTPTVISLPIATLPHVITPSLALSTLADLLPRLSHSHSNIRKKTLVTLYRLALVYPEALRAAWPKIKERLMDPNEDPSVTAAIVNVVCELGWRRPHDFLPLAPRLFELLVDGGNNWMAIKLIKLFATLTPLEPRLVRKLLPPLTNIMSTTAAMSLLYECINGIIQGGILGNEDDASGADEVATLCVNKLRGMIMINGDPNLKYVALLAFNKIVVTHPYLVAQQEDVILECIDSPDITIRIQALDLVKGMVTSDNLISVVSRLMKQLKSSAPSQDRSRPESGSLVPSSDSDSDAQVAITEAPRPENELPPLPEDYRIDVIKRILYMCSKDNYANIVDFDWYLDVLTQLVRMAPVPRTFDNEFEGDTASRASSDVSERIGDELRNVAVKVRAMRGTAVRACEIILVQLNADTPPAHTITSGALKSVAFVLGEYAVQLSTPDDTLNSLLQVVPRAGKPEVCTTALLAITKVFASVAGDDTEPWNAERKSRISLLMARILHVAEPLALHPNLEVQERAVEFIELLKLTAEAASGQPASTDDEPQDPPLLLTQAIPSLFNGWELNSVAVGAQRNVPPPDGLDLDEPIHQNLNHLLSQANLITLEPDAEDEFEVYYNQRPPPTSVSSSAPAMSRLTEPPEAMAGSYQQQPSEDSYLDADIVARRKAERLERNRDDPFYIPSNDTPRTSTPIHNILQNSNGPDLDIDSIPIMQLDLNNMQGPSAPAPKPQPKPRRKVVIAADETLEGSDGGSGRNYDSENNSDSLGVKSKGKKLKKSLLQVDSTTIGSFSLEGERPADGFDYERQQREEAEMQQAMKEVERLRLEMQRANERMQVAQGVDVEGTVIRKKKKKAAAKKAGNDEEGVEVKPKKKKKKKPVTDEEGTVGDANLVLEQQQHLPAGEPVTVAPKKKKSKKAASKKPMGEDEAALQDMLET is encoded by the exons AT GTTCGAAAAGTCGCTCTACGACCTCATCCGCGGGCTGCGGAACCACAAGGGCAATGAGAAGGACTACATACAGAAGAGCTTGAAGGAGTGCCGGATTGAGGTCCGGAGCCAAGATATGG ATgtcaaggcgacggcgctccTCAAGCTCATCTACCTCGAGATGGTGGGCTACGACATGTCCTGGGCGTCCTTTCATGTCCTCGAGGTCATGTCCTCTGCCAAGTACCACCAGAAGCGCGTTGGATATCTCGGCGCCATCCAGAGCTTTCGTCCAGACACCGAGGTGCTTATGCTGGCCACCAACTTGCTCAAGAAG GACCTCGGCTCGTCTACTCCGACCGTCATCTCCCTGCCCATCGCGACCCTTCCTCACGTCATCACCCCCTCGCTTGCACTCTCGacgctcgccgacctgctcCCGCGCCTGAGCCACAGCCACTCCAACATCCGGAAGAAGACGCTGGTCACTCTGTACCGCTTGGCCCTGGTGTACCCTGAGGCGTTGCGCGCAGCATGgcccaagatcaaggagcgCCTGATGGACCCCAACGAGGACCCAAGTGTCACGGCTGCCATTGTCAACGTCGTTTGCGAGCTGGGTTGGCGGAGACCTCATGACTTCTTACCCCTGGCGCCTAGGCTTTTTGAGCTTCTCGTGGACGGAGGAAACAACTGGATGGCCATCAAGCTCATCAAGCTC TTTGCAACCCTCACGCCTCTGGAACCGCGCCTGGTCAGGAAGCTGCTTCCGCCCCTGACCAACATCATGTCGACCACGGCTGCCATGTCTCTCCTATACGAATGCATTAACGGTATCATTCAGGGTGGCATCCTTGGCAATGAGGATGATGCGTCAGGGGCAGACGAGGTCGCCACGCTTTGCGTCAATAAGCTTCGGGGGATGATTATGATTAACGGCGATCCGAACC TGAAATACGTTGCGCTATTGGCTTTCAACAAGATTGTCGTCACGCACCCGTATCTTGTTGCCCAGCAAGAAGACGTTATTTTGGAGTGTATCGATAGCCCCGACATCACAATCCGGATTCAAGCCCTCGACTTGGTGAAGGGCATGGTCACGAGCGACAACCTCATCTCCGTTGTCAGCCGCCTGATGAAGCAACTCAAATCTTCTGCACCGTCTCAAGACCGCAGCAGGCCTGAATCAGGCTCTCTGGTTCCCAGCAGCGACTCAGATTCTGATGCACAAGTCGCCATCACCGAAGCACCCAGGCCAGAAAACGAGCTACCGCCTCTGCCTGAGGATTACCGGATTGATGTCATCAAGAGAATACTTTATATGTGCTCCAAAGACAATTACGCCAACATTGTTGACTTTGATTGGTATCTTGACGTCCTAACGCAGCTTGTTCGGATGGCGCCCGTGCCACGGACTTTTGACAACGAGTTCGAAGGCGATACGGCTTCGCGGGCATCCTCGGACGTGTCCGAGAGGATCGGCGATGAGCTACGTAATGTCGCAGTCAAGGTCAGGGCCATGAGGGGAACGGCCGTTCGGGCCTGCGAGATCATACTTGTGCAGCTGAACGCAGATACCCCGCCGGCACACACGATAACATCGGGAGCGCTCAAGTCTGTGGCATTTGTTCTGGGCGAGTACGCTGTGCAGCTGTCGACGCCAGATGACACGCTCAATAGTCTGCTTCAAGTTGTTCCTCGAGCTGGGAAGCCCGAGGTCTGCACGACTGCCTTGCTGGCCATCACCAAGGTGTTCGCCTCGGTTGCTGGAGACGACACGGAGCCATGGAATGCTGAGAGGAAGTCGAGAATATCTCTCCTGATGGCTCGTATTCTTCACGTCGCGGAACCGCTCGCGCTGCACCCTAATCTTGAGGTACAGGAACGGGCCGTCGAGTTTATCGAGTTGCTTAAGCTCACAGCAGAGGCGGCTTCTGGACAACCGGCTTctaccgacgacgagccacaggacccgccgctgctcctaACGCAAGCCATACCATCGCTGTTCAACGGGTGGGAGCTGAACTCGGTTGCGGTGGGGGCCCAACGAaacgtgccgccgcccgatggcctggacctggacgagCCCATCCATCAGAATCTGAATCACCTTCTCTCGCAGGCCAACTTGATCACCCTCGAGCCAGACGCAGAAGACGAGTTTGAAGTCTACTACAACCAACGACCCCCGCCAACGAGCGTctcgtcttcggcgccggccatgagCCGACTGACAGAGCCGCCGGAAGCGATGGCAGGGTCGTATCAGCAGCAACCAAGCGAGGATAGCTACCTCGACGCAGACATTGTTGCGCGAAGGAAAGCCGAGCGGCTGGAGAGAAACAGGGACGACCCCTTTTATATCCCAAGCAACGACACACCACGCACTTCGACCCCTATCCACAACATTTTGCAGAACAGCAACGGGCCCGACCTGGACATTGACTCTATACCCATCATGCAGCTGGACCTCAACAACATGCAGGGCCCatctgcgccagcgccgaaGCCTCAGCCCAAACCCCGGCGAAAGGTTGTcattgccgccgacgagacgctggaaggcagcgacggcggttCCGGTCGAAACTACGACTCTGAGAACAACTCGGACAGCCTGGGGGTCAAgtccaagggcaagaagctcaagaagTCACTGCTGCAAGTGGACTCGACCACGATTGGATCCTTCAGTCTGGAAGGCGAACGGCCCGCCGACGGGTTCGACTACGagaggcagcagcgcgaggaggcggagatGCAGCAGGCCATGAAGGAGGTGGAGCGGCTGCGCCTCGAGATGCAGCGCGCAAACGAGCGCATGCAGGTGGCtcagggcgtcgacgtcgagggcacCGTCATcagaaagaagaagaagaaggcggctgcgaagaaggcgggcaacgacgaggagggcgtggaggtcaagcccaagaagaagaaaaagaagaagcccgtcacggacgaggagggcacCGTTGGGGACGCGAACCTTGtcctggagcagcagcagcacctgcCGGCTGGAGAGCCCGTGACCGTGGCGCCGAAGAAAAAGAAGTCCAAGAAGGCTGCCTCGAAGAAGCCCATGggtgaggacgaggccgcgctgCAGGACATGCTGGAGACGTGA
- the APL5 gene encoding AP-3 complex subunit delta, variant 2 (COG:U~EggNog:ENOG503NWX4~BUSCO:EOG09260T4S): MDVKATALLKLIYLEMVGYDMSWASFHVLEVMSSAKYHQKRVGYLGAIQSFRPDTEVLMLATNLLKKDLGSSTPTVISLPIATLPHVITPSLALSTLADLLPRLSHSHSNIRKKTLVTLYRLALVYPEALRAAWPKIKERLMDPNEDPSVTAAIVNVVCELGWRRPHDFLPLAPRLFELLVDGGNNWMAIKLIKLFATLTPLEPRLVRKLLPPLTNIMSTTAAMSLLYECINGIIQGGILGNEDDASGADEVATLCVNKLRGMIMINGDPNLKYVALLAFNKIVVTHPYLVAQQEDVILECIDSPDITIRIQALDLVKGMVTSDNLISVVSRLMKQLKSSAPSQDRSRPESGSLVPSSDSDSDAQVAITEAPRPENELPPLPEDYRIDVIKRILYMCSKDNYANIVDFDWYLDVLTQLVRMAPVPRTFDNEFEGDTASRASSDVSERIGDELRNVAVKVRAMRGTAVRACEIILVQLNADTPPAHTITSGALKSVAFVLGEYAVQLSTPDDTLNSLLQVVPRAGKPEVCTTALLAITKVFASVAGDDTEPWNAERKSRISLLMARILHVAEPLALHPNLEVQERAVEFIELLKLTAEAASGQPASTDDEPQDPPLLLTQAIPSLFNGWELNSVAVGAQRNVPPPDGLDLDEPIHQNLNHLLSQANLITLEPDAEDEFEVYYNQRPPPTSVSSSAPAMSRLTEPPEAMAGSYQQQPSEDSYLDADIVARRKAERLERNRDDPFYIPSNDTPRTSTPIHNILQNSNGPDLDIDSIPIMQLDLNNMQGPSAPAPKPQPKPRRKVVIAADETLEGSDGGSGRNYDSENNSDSLGVKSKGKKLKKSLLQVDSTTIGSFSLEGERPADGFDYERQQREEAEMQQAMKEVERLRLEMQRANERMQVAQGVDVEGTVIRKKKKKAAAKKAGNDEEGVEVKPKKKKKKKPVTDEEGTVGDANLVLEQQQHLPAGEPVTVAPKKKKSKKAASKKPMGEDEAALQDMLET, translated from the exons ATGG ATgtcaaggcgacggcgctccTCAAGCTCATCTACCTCGAGATGGTGGGCTACGACATGTCCTGGGCGTCCTTTCATGTCCTCGAGGTCATGTCCTCTGCCAAGTACCACCAGAAGCGCGTTGGATATCTCGGCGCCATCCAGAGCTTTCGTCCAGACACCGAGGTGCTTATGCTGGCCACCAACTTGCTCAAGAAG GACCTCGGCTCGTCTACTCCGACCGTCATCTCCCTGCCCATCGCGACCCTTCCTCACGTCATCACCCCCTCGCTTGCACTCTCGacgctcgccgacctgctcCCGCGCCTGAGCCACAGCCACTCCAACATCCGGAAGAAGACGCTGGTCACTCTGTACCGCTTGGCCCTGGTGTACCCTGAGGCGTTGCGCGCAGCATGgcccaagatcaaggagcgCCTGATGGACCCCAACGAGGACCCAAGTGTCACGGCTGCCATTGTCAACGTCGTTTGCGAGCTGGGTTGGCGGAGACCTCATGACTTCTTACCCCTGGCGCCTAGGCTTTTTGAGCTTCTCGTGGACGGAGGAAACAACTGGATGGCCATCAAGCTCATCAAGCTC TTTGCAACCCTCACGCCTCTGGAACCGCGCCTGGTCAGGAAGCTGCTTCCGCCCCTGACCAACATCATGTCGACCACGGCTGCCATGTCTCTCCTATACGAATGCATTAACGGTATCATTCAGGGTGGCATCCTTGGCAATGAGGATGATGCGTCAGGGGCAGACGAGGTCGCCACGCTTTGCGTCAATAAGCTTCGGGGGATGATTATGATTAACGGCGATCCGAACC TGAAATACGTTGCGCTATTGGCTTTCAACAAGATTGTCGTCACGCACCCGTATCTTGTTGCCCAGCAAGAAGACGTTATTTTGGAGTGTATCGATAGCCCCGACATCACAATCCGGATTCAAGCCCTCGACTTGGTGAAGGGCATGGTCACGAGCGACAACCTCATCTCCGTTGTCAGCCGCCTGATGAAGCAACTCAAATCTTCTGCACCGTCTCAAGACCGCAGCAGGCCTGAATCAGGCTCTCTGGTTCCCAGCAGCGACTCAGATTCTGATGCACAAGTCGCCATCACCGAAGCACCCAGGCCAGAAAACGAGCTACCGCCTCTGCCTGAGGATTACCGGATTGATGTCATCAAGAGAATACTTTATATGTGCTCCAAAGACAATTACGCCAACATTGTTGACTTTGATTGGTATCTTGACGTCCTAACGCAGCTTGTTCGGATGGCGCCCGTGCCACGGACTTTTGACAACGAGTTCGAAGGCGATACGGCTTCGCGGGCATCCTCGGACGTGTCCGAGAGGATCGGCGATGAGCTACGTAATGTCGCAGTCAAGGTCAGGGCCATGAGGGGAACGGCCGTTCGGGCCTGCGAGATCATACTTGTGCAGCTGAACGCAGATACCCCGCCGGCACACACGATAACATCGGGAGCGCTCAAGTCTGTGGCATTTGTTCTGGGCGAGTACGCTGTGCAGCTGTCGACGCCAGATGACACGCTCAATAGTCTGCTTCAAGTTGTTCCTCGAGCTGGGAAGCCCGAGGTCTGCACGACTGCCTTGCTGGCCATCACCAAGGTGTTCGCCTCGGTTGCTGGAGACGACACGGAGCCATGGAATGCTGAGAGGAAGTCGAGAATATCTCTCCTGATGGCTCGTATTCTTCACGTCGCGGAACCGCTCGCGCTGCACCCTAATCTTGAGGTACAGGAACGGGCCGTCGAGTTTATCGAGTTGCTTAAGCTCACAGCAGAGGCGGCTTCTGGACAACCGGCTTctaccgacgacgagccacaggacccgccgctgctcctaACGCAAGCCATACCATCGCTGTTCAACGGGTGGGAGCTGAACTCGGTTGCGGTGGGGGCCCAACGAaacgtgccgccgcccgatggcctggacctggacgagCCCATCCATCAGAATCTGAATCACCTTCTCTCGCAGGCCAACTTGATCACCCTCGAGCCAGACGCAGAAGACGAGTTTGAAGTCTACTACAACCAACGACCCCCGCCAACGAGCGTctcgtcttcggcgccggccatgagCCGACTGACAGAGCCGCCGGAAGCGATGGCAGGGTCGTATCAGCAGCAACCAAGCGAGGATAGCTACCTCGACGCAGACATTGTTGCGCGAAGGAAAGCCGAGCGGCTGGAGAGAAACAGGGACGACCCCTTTTATATCCCAAGCAACGACACACCACGCACTTCGACCCCTATCCACAACATTTTGCAGAACAGCAACGGGCCCGACCTGGACATTGACTCTATACCCATCATGCAGCTGGACCTCAACAACATGCAGGGCCCatctgcgccagcgccgaaGCCTCAGCCCAAACCCCGGCGAAAGGTTGTcattgccgccgacgagacgctggaaggcagcgacggcggttCCGGTCGAAACTACGACTCTGAGAACAACTCGGACAGCCTGGGGGTCAAgtccaagggcaagaagctcaagaagTCACTGCTGCAAGTGGACTCGACCACGATTGGATCCTTCAGTCTGGAAGGCGAACGGCCCGCCGACGGGTTCGACTACGagaggcagcagcgcgaggaggcggagatGCAGCAGGCCATGAAGGAGGTGGAGCGGCTGCGCCTCGAGATGCAGCGCGCAAACGAGCGCATGCAGGTGGCtcagggcgtcgacgtcgagggcacCGTCATcagaaagaagaagaagaaggcggctgcgaagaaggcgggcaacgacgaggagggcgtggaggtcaagcccaagaagaagaaaaagaagaagcccgtcacggacgaggagggcacCGTTGGGGACGCGAACCTTGtcctggagcagcagcagcacctgcCGGCTGGAGAGCCCGTGACCGTGGCGCCGAAGAAAAAGAAGTCCAAGAAGGCTGCCTCGAAGAAGCCCATGggtgaggacgaggccgcgctgCAGGACATGCTGGAGACGTGA